In the Malus domestica chromosome 16, GDT2T_hap1 genome, one interval contains:
- the LOC103403453 gene encoding transcription factor bHLH68-like encodes MAEECSVAISSSSARLTQQNWWDLVSSTNPWQQQLNQKYSNSNNNCDDLDQDVSNSSTSFTNASNHSSLSVDSSRRMLADQRSASSNDDLINGEQVSENHIWNHVLLNANANHDLSNDDHGVGENFLDALSSKSLSTHHVMYNEPACDDLKKLDNNSTWEFINSAASNFNNFEKHINGGFMDNNMNISIEKERITKMSNQVSTWSIASPEPQLVLNNMPPHQIMDQENKLCSTIFHHDRQYSQPNLCHLKPQPFFNDSTSSCNPQMGITNINSGSSLFSCYSSQIMKVDDQNHGHHNGIEHQIGLNNATAAYNHTSKYFNGNGSLVSDSYYSSSTSTTAARNLADVGSFTSQLGNKPLIDLHAPKSCFKSFNSSDHSKKQTLQTSSSARMSSGRGQGIANEGKKKRTDDTSSETVVKKPKQETSTGSSAKIQAPKVKLTDRITALQPIVSPFGKTDTASVLYEAIQYIKFMQDQVHVLLNSPNLKTNSPKDPCAMDRKDYKGDTMVDLKSKGLCLVPVSCTPQVYRENTGSEYWTPTYRGCLYR; translated from the exons ATGGCCGAAGAATGCAGTGttgcaatctcttcttcctctgcgCGGCTAACGCAGCAAAATTGGTGGGATCTTGTCAGCTCTACCAACCCATGGCAGCAGCAGCTAAACCAGAAGTACTCCAACTCTAATAATAATTGTGATGATCTTGATCAGGATGTTTCAAACTCCAGTACTTCATTTACCAATGCCTCCAACCACTCAAGCCTCAGCGTCGACTCCTCTCGCAGAATGCTTGCTGATCAGCGTTCTGCTTCTTCCAACGACGACCTAATTAATGGCGAACAGGTTTCTGAGAATCATATTTGGAACCATGTTCTATT AAACGCTAATGCAAACCATGATTTAAGCAACGATGATCATGGTGTTGGAGAGAACTTCCTAGATGCACTGTCATCCAAGAGCTTGTCAACTCATCATGTTATGTACAATGAGCCTGCTTGTGACGACTTGAAGAAGTTGGACAACAATAGTACTTGGGAGTTCATAAACTCAGCTGCCTCCAATTTCAACAATTTTGAAAAGCATATAAATGGAGGATTCATGGACAACAACATGAATATTAGTATTGAGAAAGAAAGGATAACCAAGATGTCTAATCAAGTCAGCACCTGGTCCATTGCATCCCCAGAACCACAACTAGTACTCAACAATATGCCTCCTCATCAAATAATGGATCAAGAAAACAAACTTTGTTCTACTATCTTTCATCATGATCGTCAGTACTCACAACCAAATCTCTGTCATTTAAAGCCACAACCGTTTTTTAATGATTCCACATCGTCATGCAATCCTCAGATGGGAATTACAAATATAAACTCCGGATCCAGTTTATTTTCCTGTTACAGCAGTCAAATTATGAAGGTAGATGATCAGAATCATGGACACCATAATGGCATTGAACATCAGATTGGCCTCAACAACGCAACGGCTGCATATAATCATACTAGCAAGTACTTCAATGGAAATGGATCACTAGTGTCGGATTCTTATTATTCTTCATCCACTAGTACTACTGCTGCCAGAAATTTAGCAGATGTTGGATCTTTTACGAGTCAATTAGGAAATAAACCCTTGATTGACCTTCATGCTCCTAAGTCTTGTTTCAAATCTTTCAACTCTTCTGATCATTCTAAGAAGCAAACCCTGCAAACTTCTTCGTCG GCAAGAATGAGTAGTGGAAGAGGACAGGGAATTGCAAATgaaggaaagaagaaaagaacggACGACACATCATCAGAAACAGTCGTGAAAAAGCCTAAGCAAGAAACTTCTACAGGATCATCTGCAAAG ATTCAGGCACCAAAAGTCAAGCTTACGGACAGAATCACGGCCCTTCAACCAATCGTGTCTCCGTTTGGAAAG ACCGATACAGCATCAGTATTATATGAAGCGATTCAGTACATTAAGTTCATGCAAGACCAAGTGCACGTG CTACTGAATAGCCCTAATTTGAAGACAAATTCACCAAAG gATCCATGTGCGATGGATAGAAAAGATTACAAGGGGGACACAATGGTTGATCTCAAGAGCAAAGGCCTATGTTTGGTACCTGTTTCATGTACCCCTCAAGTTTATCGTGAAAATACAGGATCAGAGTATTGGACACCAACATATAGAGGATGTTTGTATAGATAA